The following coding sequences lie in one Kamptonema formosum PCC 6407 genomic window:
- a CDS encoding toprim domain-containing protein: protein MKCVQCGTDNNLRDRTNNSGRCKNCNHPFVFEPTTVTDKKLAFTDPFFKKALEDISSQNILFFTPKQFLYFIDKRLKTRASTPRWLWIFIYLFLGLLVWGSGNIINAILTMSLLGLFSYGISISQKRSQHGIPEVFLVNAAQSDRWLRSWQKVNGRLEKLLRAPRQNALPASIDREVSAYSFDRAIVCDSDEITQFLIANNVHFENNCAILSISGYPRSIFKTVIEMLRRNADLKVYALHDASPSGVSLVHQLRTNPDWFANQSVTIFDLGISPRQILETSNLFVQKSVAMAETARQLPDTVRQSLTAKELAWLDAGNFVELESFTPQRLLRVVNYGLAQSGDPQSNDGLILVDNSVGYGGGYVFISDSFG, encoded by the coding sequence ATGAAATGCGTCCAGTGTGGAACCGACAACAATTTGCGCGATCGTACTAATAACTCAGGTCGCTGTAAGAATTGCAATCATCCATTTGTGTTTGAACCCACTACCGTCACCGATAAAAAATTAGCATTCACAGATCCATTTTTCAAGAAGGCGCTCGAAGATATTTCTAGCCAAAATATATTATTCTTCACGCCCAAACAGTTTTTGTATTTTATTGATAAACGCCTTAAAACTCGCGCCTCAACTCCCCGATGGTTGTGGATTTTTATCTACTTATTTTTGGGCTTGTTGGTATGGGGGAGTGGTAATATCATTAACGCTATTCTTACAATGAGTTTGTTAGGGCTATTTTCCTACGGAATCAGTATTTCACAAAAACGCAGTCAACACGGAATTCCTGAAGTATTTCTAGTCAATGCCGCACAAAGCGATCGGTGGCTGCGAAGCTGGCAAAAGGTGAACGGAAGATTAGAAAAACTGCTGCGTGCCCCTCGTCAAAATGCTTTGCCTGCTAGCATCGATCGCGAAGTCAGCGCCTACAGTTTCGATCGCGCTATTGTTTGTGACAGTGACGAAATCACTCAATTCCTAATTGCCAATAACGTCCATTTTGAAAATAACTGTGCGATTCTTAGCATCAGCGGCTATCCCCGAAGCATCTTCAAGACGGTGATAGAAATGCTACGTCGCAATGCCGATTTAAAAGTGTATGCGCTGCACGATGCTAGCCCTTCTGGAGTAAGTTTAGTACATCAATTGCGAACTAATCCAGACTGGTTTGCGAATCAATCAGTAACGATTTTTGATTTAGGTATTTCTCCCCGTCAAATCTTAGAAACCAGCAATCTATTTGTGCAAAAATCAGTGGCAATGGCAGAAACAGCCCGTCAATTACCTGACACCGTGAGGCAAAGCTTAACAGCTAAAGAACTAGCGTGGTTGGATGCAGGTAATTTTGTTGAATTGGAATCGTTTACGCCGCAGCGGTTGTTGCGCGTCGTCAACTATGGACTTGCTCAAAGTGGCGATCCGCAGAGCAATGACGGTTTAATATTAGTGGATAATTCTGTAGGGTATGGTGGCGGCTATGTTTTTATCTCCGATAGTTTTGGTTAG
- a CDS encoding Uma2 family endonuclease produces the protein MTQVLSRETLERRVVLNGTWEQFKLIQKAVEDSPKVKLSFFAGAIEILMPGFEHENFSEIVGYLVTTFLLMRGVKFYPSGSMTQEKTGEASTQADKSFCLGEVKSIPDLSIEIVYTSGGSRKLAKYLALGVPEVWFWEDGTLRLYHLRSHGYEEVVRSELSGLEMLDIDLLKRCILMGETNFAEAVQVFQQGISIVCE, from the coding sequence ATGACACAAGTTCTCTCAAGGGAAACTCTTGAACGGCGAGTAGTGCTTAACGGCACATGGGAGCAATTTAAGTTAATCCAGAAGGCTGTGGAAGATTCGCCCAAAGTGAAATTATCTTTTTTTGCAGGTGCGATCGAGATACTTATGCCGGGATTCGAGCACGAAAATTTTTCTGAAATTGTTGGCTACCTAGTGACAACTTTTCTGCTGATGAGAGGTGTCAAATTTTACCCTTCCGGTTCGATGACGCAGGAGAAGACGGGAGAAGCTTCAACTCAGGCAGACAAATCGTTTTGTTTGGGGGAAGTTAAATCGATTCCCGATTTGTCTATTGAGATAGTTTATACCAGTGGAGGATCGCGCAAGCTAGCAAAATATCTAGCTCTGGGCGTGCCAGAAGTGTGGTTTTGGGAGGATGGCACGTTGCGACTTTATCATCTGCGATCGCATGGTTATGAAGAAGTGGTTCGGAGCGAACTTTCAGGATTGGAAATGCTGGATATTGACCTGCTAAAACGCTGCATTTTGATGGGCGAGACTAATTTTGCTGAAGCGGTGCAGGTTTTCCAGCAGGGAATCTCGATTGTTTGCGAATGA
- a CDS encoding asparagine synthetase B family protein: protein MQTQKFINPNWVIAWGPAARSQPATWATSGFAAIAVQPTFSPSQRFVLVGDCCFDRSVLLKQLTNADGLSDLAIVGQLWEQWGTETLSLLEGQFAIVIWDREQQTLCLGRDRVGAKTLYYTTTGTTSWVAPRLRSLNLYHPQELDPIALRDYLCCAFVPGTQTLWQGVRELRPGSYLCLPVAQPQRYWQPQEQITNADRPMEWHAGQVRSLLEQLVQQALPADKPVGAYLSGGIDSSCVTAIAARLHDRPVHTFSIHFGAEYPSEIEFANIVAAHCGTEHHILEVSPQHIWQLLPETLEAMDDPVGEGLTVPNLLLARSAKEFVDVVLNGEGGDPCFGGPKNKPMLLNSLYGSIHGEGDAIAAYLTSFQKCYVDLPRLLKPEVWNLVKDAPSVFGEELQRTETTFLNRLMRLNIEFKGADYILTKVNNLTTAAGLEARSPLFDPRMVALSLQIPPEYKLSGAQEKAVLKAAVADLLPDAIVNRPKSGMVMSMQQWFLTHWQRQARSLLLNRRAAIAPYLNQALIREWLNYRGEVFPRYGLKLWLLVTLEIWLQVNRR from the coding sequence ATGCAAACTCAAAAGTTTATCAATCCAAATTGGGTCATTGCTTGGGGGCCAGCAGCGCGATCGCAGCCTGCTACCTGGGCAACTTCCGGTTTTGCGGCGATCGCAGTCCAGCCAACCTTCAGTCCTAGTCAGCGATTTGTGCTGGTGGGTGACTGCTGCTTCGATCGCTCAGTTCTACTCAAACAACTGACTAACGCAGATGGATTGAGCGATCTGGCGATCGTCGGGCAGCTATGGGAACAGTGGGGTACTGAAACACTGAGCTTGCTTGAAGGGCAGTTTGCCATTGTTATCTGGGATCGAGAACAACAAACCTTGTGTCTGGGGCGCGATCGCGTCGGGGCCAAAACGCTCTACTACACGACGACGGGAACGACTAGCTGGGTTGCGCCTCGACTGCGATCGCTCAATCTCTATCATCCTCAAGAACTCGACCCGATCGCTTTGCGAGATTATTTGTGCTGTGCGTTTGTACCCGGAACGCAAACGCTCTGGCAGGGAGTGCGAGAGTTACGGCCCGGTAGCTACCTGTGCTTACCGGTGGCCCAGCCACAGCGCTACTGGCAGCCGCAGGAGCAAATTACTAACGCCGATCGCCCGATGGAATGGCACGCTGGGCAGGTGCGATCGCTGTTGGAACAACTGGTACAGCAGGCGCTTCCGGCTGACAAACCAGTGGGAGCATACCTTTCAGGCGGTATTGACTCAAGCTGCGTGACCGCGATCGCAGCGCGGCTGCACGATCGTCCGGTTCATACTTTTTCGATTCACTTTGGCGCGGAGTATCCGAGTGAGATTGAATTTGCCAACATCGTAGCCGCACATTGTGGCACTGAACACCATATTTTAGAAGTTTCGCCGCAGCACATTTGGCAGTTGCTACCGGAAACGCTGGAGGCGATGGACGATCCAGTGGGGGAAGGCTTGACTGTGCCAAATTTGCTGCTAGCGCGATCGGCAAAGGAATTTGTGGATGTGGTGCTTAATGGCGAAGGCGGCGATCCCTGCTTTGGTGGGCCGAAAAATAAGCCGATGCTGCTAAATAGTTTGTACGGTTCGATTCATGGTGAAGGCGATGCGATCGCAGCTTACTTGACTTCTTTTCAGAAATGTTATGTCGATTTGCCGCGTTTGCTAAAGCCAGAAGTCTGGAATCTGGTAAAGGATGCGCCTTCCGTCTTTGGTGAGGAATTGCAACGGACAGAAACCACCTTTTTGAATCGACTGATGCGGCTAAATATTGAGTTTAAGGGAGCCGACTACATTTTAACCAAAGTGAATAATTTAACCACTGCTGCCGGATTGGAAGCGCGATCGCCCCTGTTCGATCCGCGCATGGTGGCGCTGAGTTTACAAATTCCCCCAGAATACAAGCTTTCCGGCGCACAAGAAAAAGCCGTCCTCAAAGCTGCTGTCGCCGATTTGCTACCCGATGCGATCGTCAATCGTCCGAAAAGCGGCATGGTAATGTCAATGCAGCAGTGGTTTTTGACGCATTGGCAGCGACAGGCGCGATCGCTGCTGCTGAATCGACGGGCTGCGATCGCGCCCTATCTCAATCAAGCGCTGATCCGGGAGTGGCTAAACTATCGCGGCGAAGTTTTTCCCCGCTATGGGTTGAAACTGTGGTTGCTGGTGACGCTGGAAATCTGGTTACAAGTGAATCGTCGTTAG
- a CDS encoding HEAT repeat domain-containing protein — protein sequence MAHYRSSLCLLTCIVCLSFAPTEGRGGSDRSSTGLYNQIPTSASATGGTEGIIANSQVIVFGLAPVAAQEPSPGQSKPTSTPTPGKPTPAPKQEKANSSNSRIPKPVSSIIRVLLKQRSLLLLSLAAFLVTGAAVFILLKLVSSGEPENLQRKVAIARKRKPQRNQLRNNSPDDPEAAVFPNTVNGIYPPPYPPAMPRNRAIDNSDRPSTSSFEPDEPESEAAIGGDNSEDFTPGNYSKNYSVPGVDLSEKFNPAEPFNHTADIFVEETSAPSKINLIDQLIKDLAHPHPTKRHKAIWELGDRGDSRAIEPLVNLLLNSDSKQHSLILSSLSEIGIKTLKPMNRAWLISLQNESAEVRKNAIRDLTRIYELVNQVSHLLQRAADDPDAEVQETARWAITQLNRNLPLSGNDKSSRSNSSNLTDNNSDSS from the coding sequence ATGGCGCACTACCGCTCCAGTTTGTGTTTACTGACTTGCATTGTCTGTCTAAGCTTTGCCCCTACGGAGGGCAGGGGAGGAAGCGATCGCTCCTCTACAGGTTTGTACAATCAAATTCCCACCTCTGCAAGTGCGACAGGCGGGACTGAGGGCATAATTGCCAATTCCCAAGTAATTGTCTTTGGACTCGCCCCTGTTGCCGCTCAGGAGCCTTCTCCTGGGCAATCAAAACCTACCTCAACCCCTACTCCAGGGAAACCTACTCCCGCTCCCAAGCAAGAAAAAGCCAATTCCTCTAATTCTCGAATTCCAAAACCAGTAAGCTCTATCATTCGAGTTCTGCTAAAGCAGCGGAGCTTATTGTTGTTGAGTTTGGCAGCATTTTTAGTCACAGGTGCAGCAGTATTTATTTTGCTCAAACTTGTCAGTAGCGGCGAACCTGAGAATTTACAGCGAAAAGTCGCGATCGCTCGCAAACGCAAGCCTCAAAGAAATCAGCTCAGAAATAACTCTCCAGATGACCCAGAGGCAGCCGTTTTTCCGAATACAGTTAATGGAATTTATCCGCCACCCTATCCTCCGGCAATGCCTAGAAATCGCGCGATCGACAACTCCGATCGCCCTTCAACGTCGAGCTTTGAGCCTGACGAGCCCGAATCTGAAGCAGCGATAGGTGGTGACAATTCAGAGGATTTTACACCCGGAAATTATAGTAAAAACTACAGTGTTCCTGGCGTGGACTTGTCGGAAAAATTTAATCCAGCAGAGCCATTTAATCATACAGCAGATATTTTTGTTGAAGAAACCTCAGCTCCAAGTAAAATTAATCTTATTGACCAACTCATCAAAGATTTAGCTCACCCCCATCCCACCAAACGGCATAAAGCAATTTGGGAACTAGGCGATCGAGGAGATTCTAGAGCCATTGAACCCTTAGTAAATCTACTACTTAACTCGGACTCCAAGCAGCACAGCTTAATTTTGTCAAGTTTGTCAGAAATCGGCATTAAAACTCTCAAACCCATGAATCGCGCTTGGCTGATATCATTACAAAATGAAAGTGCCGAAGTCCGTAAAAATGCGATTCGGGATCTGACACGGATTTATGAGTTAGTCAATCAAGTTAGTCACTTATTGCAGCGGGCCGCCGACGATCCCGATGCAGAAGTTCAGGAAACAGCGCGTTGGGCTATAACTCAGTTAAACCGCAACCTTCCCCTTTCTGGGAATGATAAATCATCTCGGTCAAATTCCAGCAATTTAACTGATAATAACTCAGATAGTAGTTAG
- a CDS encoding pentapeptide repeat-containing protein: MAVGKEVECRKFITTEPLGKSGETAEQKVWDAVRLAFADRDCIAYWRYPIFSKVGEFRKEPDILIADLKLGLTIIEVKSIVIDQIVAINGHKWEFQNFYTTSGNPYQQAENQLFAILGYCDREMALRDRVSGRAIVALPLINQQQWHEKEFNKLPSCPPIIFKDNLESDLGLGTRDWEVETREMDICSPAKQSLIEIIEQVAPVKKGTQLSNEQWKLLQAVISGTPMFRPPPRKFYLGKTRASGGAENSLIHNPLSLSPLIQESETGLNYIPRAEVLAKLQNQLLTLDLQQEHIGKEIPPGPQRIRGIAGSGKTVLLCQKAAIMHLKHPDWDIALVFFSRSLYETIIGILDKYLRRFSYGEIGYNQNNTKLQAFHAWGAKNQPGLYSTLCRASGIWSLSVNDTEFQQPNEALAYVCTHLLKSAKIPQIFDAILIDEGQDLIVNDELKYEGKQPFYWMAYQALRPANSSSFSPEEGSLGGRDLRRLIWAYDEAQSLESLNIPTASELFGDDLGHLVSGQYSGGIKKTEVMHKCYRTPGPILTAAHGIGMGLLRWEGMLTGITRIEDWEAIGYQVIGDNLTEKSSVISTDIATFSAISTDFVGAGSPESLPPIDKLSKPAPTPLNPYKLSLGKFTNGQKITLYRPSENSPNLVPKLWGSPVLEFQAYHSRVEELTALADNILYTLKVDGLRPSREILVIVLGSNFEAMELESYVASFLMERGIDVYIPSTPECNILKPDKESRDPNRFWCEGGVTVSRIHRAKGNEADMVYVVGFDHVAKDESNLSLRNQLFVALTRAKGWLRLSGIGAYPMYEEMWRVMESGDTFTFTFKRKPKREISVTDTGEILRRYADGDRNFQGINLAGVELVGVNLQNANLIGANLQEADLRNAKLDGVRLVIANLSDADLSGASLRKAKLLGAILNDVQLNHADLSRADLSDAQLRNGQLVGAILKEANLSGADLSGANLLGANLEAVNFSDVNFMGAIMPDGTIFSSGVDGW, encoded by the coding sequence GTGGCGGTTGGTAAGGAAGTAGAATGCAGAAAGTTTATTACCACTGAGCCCCTGGGGAAAAGTGGAGAAACGGCTGAACAAAAAGTTTGGGATGCCGTCCGCCTTGCCTTTGCCGATCGCGACTGCATTGCCTACTGGCGCTATCCTATTTTTTCTAAGGTAGGCGAGTTTCGCAAAGAGCCTGATATTCTGATTGCCGATTTGAAACTGGGCTTAACTATTATCGAGGTTAAGTCGATCGTAATTGACCAAATTGTAGCGATTAATGGTCACAAATGGGAATTCCAAAATTTTTACACTACTAGCGGCAACCCTTATCAGCAAGCTGAAAATCAATTATTTGCGATTCTTGGGTACTGCGATCGCGAAATGGCTCTGCGCGATCGTGTCAGCGGGAGAGCGATCGTTGCTTTGCCCCTAATTAATCAGCAGCAGTGGCACGAAAAAGAGTTTAACAAACTTCCGAGTTGTCCGCCCATCATTTTTAAAGACAATCTCGAAAGCGATTTGGGACTGGGAACTAGGGATTGGGAAGTAGAGACTAGGGAAATGGATATTTGTTCCCCTGCAAAACAATCGCTAATTGAGATAATTGAGCAAGTCGCTCCAGTTAAGAAGGGAACTCAACTTAGTAACGAACAGTGGAAACTATTGCAAGCTGTCATCAGCGGCACGCCCATGTTCCGTCCCCCACCTCGAAAATTTTATTTAGGAAAAACGAGAGCATCTGGAGGAGCAGAAAATTCTCTAATTCACAATCCACTATCTTTATCTCCCCTGATTCAAGAATCTGAGACAGGCTTAAATTATATCCCTCGCGCAGAAGTTTTAGCCAAATTACAAAATCAGTTATTAACACTAGATTTACAGCAAGAACACATCGGCAAAGAAATCCCCCCAGGGCCACAAAGAATTAGAGGAATTGCTGGCTCAGGCAAAACAGTTTTACTTTGTCAAAAAGCGGCAATTATGCACTTAAAGCATCCAGATTGGGATATTGCTTTAGTATTTTTCTCCCGCAGTTTATACGAAACAATTATCGGAATACTGGATAAATATTTGCGTCGATTTAGTTATGGTGAAATCGGATATAACCAAAACAATACAAAGTTACAAGCCTTCCATGCTTGGGGTGCAAAAAATCAACCGGGACTCTACAGCACTCTTTGCCGAGCATCAGGAATCTGGTCTTTGAGCGTTAACGATACTGAATTTCAGCAACCCAATGAAGCTTTAGCCTATGTTTGCACCCATTTATTGAAATCAGCTAAAATCCCTCAAATATTTGATGCCATTTTGATTGATGAAGGTCAAGATTTGATTGTAAATGATGAATTAAAATATGAGGGGAAACAGCCTTTTTATTGGATGGCATACCAAGCTTTACGACCTGCGAATTCTTCCTCTTTCTCCCCGGAAGAAGGAAGCCTTGGCGGTCGAGATTTACGGCGTTTAATTTGGGCTTATGATGAAGCACAAAGTCTAGAAAGTCTGAACATTCCCACTGCTAGCGAGTTATTTGGCGACGATTTAGGACATTTGGTCAGTGGCCAGTATAGCGGCGGAATTAAAAAGACTGAAGTTATGCACAAATGCTATCGCACTCCCGGCCCAATTCTGACAGCAGCTCATGGTATAGGGATGGGTTTGTTACGGTGGGAGGGAATGCTAACTGGCATTACTCGCATTGAAGATTGGGAAGCAATTGGGTATCAAGTAATAGGGGACAATTTAACCGAGAAATCTTCAGTTATTTCCACAGATATAGCAACATTCTCAGCGATTAGTACAGATTTTGTAGGGGCGGGTTCGCCTGAATCTTTGCCACCCATCGACAAATTATCAAAACCCGCTCCCACCCCACTTAACCCCTATAAGTTATCTCTTGGTAAGTTTACCAATGGTCAAAAAATCACTCTTTACCGTCCTTCTGAAAATTCTCCAAATCTAGTCCCTAAGTTGTGGGGAAGTCCAGTTTTAGAGTTTCAGGCTTATCATTCTCGCGTGGAAGAATTGACAGCGCTTGCCGATAATATTCTCTATACTTTAAAAGTAGATGGCCTTCGACCTTCGCGGGAAATTTTGGTAATAGTTTTAGGCTCTAATTTTGAAGCAATGGAACTAGAAAGTTATGTTGCTAGTTTCTTGATGGAACGAGGAATTGATGTCTATATTCCCAGTACACCTGAGTGCAATATTTTGAAGCCAGATAAAGAAAGTCGCGATCCAAATCGCTTTTGGTGTGAAGGGGGGGTGACAGTTTCTCGCATTCACCGTGCTAAGGGTAATGAGGCTGATATGGTGTATGTTGTTGGCTTTGATCATGTGGCTAAAGATGAGAGTAATTTGAGTTTAAGAAATCAGTTATTTGTAGCTTTAACAAGGGCTAAAGGTTGGCTGCGATTGAGTGGTATCGGTGCTTATCCGATGTATGAGGAAATGTGGCGAGTGATGGAGAGTGGGGATACTTTTACTTTTACTTTTAAGCGCAAGCCAAAGCGAGAGATAAGTGTTACAGATACGGGGGAAATATTGAGGCGATATGCTGATGGCGATCGGAATTTTCAAGGGATAAATTTAGCTGGTGTGGAGTTAGTGGGGGTAAATTTGCAGAATGCGAATTTAATTGGTGCTAATCTTCAGGAGGCTGATTTAAGGAATGCTAAGTTAGATGGTGTAAGGTTAGTAATTGCTAATTTGAGTGATGCTGATTTGAGTGGTGCTAGTTTAAGGAAGGCGAAGTTACTAGGGGCGATTTTAAATGATGTACAATTGAATCATGCTGATTTAAGTCGGGCGGATTTAAGTGATGCTCAGTTGAGGAATGGGCAGTTAGTTGGTGCTATTTTGAAAGAGGCTAATTTGAGTGGTGCCGATTTAAGTGGGGCTAATTTACTGGGGGCGAATTTAGAGGCGGTTAATTTTAGTGATGTGAATTTTATGGGGGCAATTATGCCGGATGGAACGATTTTTAGTAGCGGTGTTGACGGTTGGTAA
- a CDS encoding RpnC/YadD family protein encodes MSYDNACKYLSEKYPAEFATWILGQTPTSVEILKTELAIEPIRADYLTFLRTQERILHLEFEVNVAGETPLPLRMLDYWVRLYRRYRVPITQALVILKETSAANRLKDQFRVENTRHRYQIIRMWQQDPEPLLHNPALLPLAALCQTDTPERLLSQVGEELAKIEPSAERGQIAVCSEILAGLRFEKSLIKQLFREDIMRESVIYQEIIQQGVEKGQKQALKTSIFDALEVRFNSVPPEVNPKLEGEGLTPENLRALLRQAWTCTTLDEFISQL; translated from the coding sequence ATGTCTTATGACAATGCCTGCAAATATCTCTCGGAAAAATACCCAGCAGAATTTGCCACCTGGATATTAGGACAAACCCCCACATCCGTTGAAATCCTAAAAACCGAATTAGCAATTGAACCCATCCGAGCCGATTATCTCACCTTTTTACGCACCCAAGAACGAATTCTCCACTTAGAATTCGAGGTCAACGTAGCTGGCGAAACACCCCTACCCCTAAGAATGTTAGACTACTGGGTAAGACTTTATCGGCGATATCGAGTGCCCATCACACAAGCACTCGTTATCCTCAAAGAAACCTCTGCTGCTAATCGGTTAAAAGACCAATTTCGTGTAGAAAACACGAGGCATCGCTATCAAATCATCCGAATGTGGCAGCAAGACCCAGAACCATTATTACACAATCCCGCTCTCTTGCCGTTAGCGGCTCTGTGCCAGACAGACACCCCAGAACGTTTGCTCAGTCAAGTTGGTGAAGAATTAGCTAAAATTGAGCCATCAGCAGAACGGGGTCAGATTGCAGTCTGTAGCGAAATCTTAGCAGGTTTGCGCTTTGAAAAAAGCTTAATCAAACAATTGTTTCGGGAGGACATTATGCGCGAGTCAGTCATTTATCAGGAGATCATTCAACAAGGAGTAGAAAAAGGACAAAAACAAGCCTTGAAAACTTCTATTTTCGATGCCTTAGAAGTGAGGTTTAACTCTGTGCCACCAGAGGTAAACCCAAAACTTGAGGGTGAGGGGTTAACGCCTGAAAATTTGCGGGCGTTGCTTCGCCAAGCTTGGACTTGTACGACTCTAGATGAGTTTATCAGCCAGCTTTAA
- a CDS encoding glutathione peroxidase yields MLPNREGQRVPSVTFHTRTDNEWVKVTTDELFSGKTVIVFSLPGAFTPTCSSTHVPGYNQLAKTFKENGVDDIICISVNDTFVMNEWAKAQESTNITMIPDGNGEFTEGMGLLVDKVDLGFGKRSWRYSMLVKDGTIEKMFIEPEEPGDPFKVSDAETMLNYINPQAVKPKVVSLFTKPGCPFCARAKAILQEQGLDYEEIVLGKDATTRSLLAMTGAATVPQVFIDGKLIGGSEELATYFGVS; encoded by the coding sequence ATGTTACCTAACCGAGAAGGACAGAGAGTACCTTCTGTGACTTTCCACACTCGCACAGATAACGAATGGGTGAAAGTCACAACTGATGAATTATTTTCAGGTAAAACAGTAATTGTTTTTTCATTACCTGGTGCTTTTACACCTACCTGTTCATCAACTCACGTTCCTGGCTACAACCAATTAGCTAAGACCTTTAAAGAAAATGGTGTCGATGACATCATTTGTATTTCTGTGAACGATACTTTCGTGATGAATGAATGGGCAAAAGCTCAAGAATCAACTAATATTACCATGATTCCTGACGGCAACGGGGAATTTACCGAAGGTATGGGATTGCTAGTTGATAAAGTCGATTTAGGTTTCGGTAAACGCTCTTGGCGCTATTCGATGTTAGTCAAAGATGGCACGATCGAGAAAATGTTTATCGAGCCGGAAGAACCAGGCGATCCGTTTAAAGTTTCGGATGCTGAGACGATGCTCAATTACATTAATCCGCAAGCTGTAAAACCCAAAGTGGTTTCCTTATTTACAAAACCAGGTTGTCCATTCTGCGCTCGTGCCAAAGCAATCTTACAAGAGCAAGGTTTAGACTACGAAGAAATTGTCTTGGGTAAGGATGCTACGACACGCTCTTTGCTAGCAATGACTGGAGCAGCAACAGTACCTCAAGTGTTTATAGATGGCAAATTAATCGGTGGTTCCGAAGAGCTAGCTACTTATTTTGGTGTATCCTAA
- a CDS encoding GNAT family N-acetyltransferase has product MIQYRVGNDLDVDEVIDLYRASTLGERRPIDDRDRIQQMIANSNLIVTAWDGELLVGISRAMSDFSYVTYLSDLAVRKSHQKSGIGKELIRRTQIESGEQAHLVLLAAPAATEYYPHIGFTHHPQAWLLEAGEKLR; this is encoded by the coding sequence ATGATTCAATATCGAGTAGGAAATGATTTGGATGTAGATGAGGTAATCGACCTATATCGAGCCTCAACTCTCGGTGAAAGAAGACCAATTGACGATCGCGATCGCATCCAGCAGATGATTGCTAATTCTAATTTGATCGTTACCGCTTGGGATGGCGAATTGCTAGTCGGCATCTCCAGAGCTATGTCGGATTTTAGTTACGTCACCTACTTGTCAGATTTAGCAGTAAGAAAATCCCATCAAAAATCAGGAATTGGCAAAGAATTAATCCGCAGAACCCAAATAGAATCTGGCGAACAAGCTCACTTAGTATTACTGGCGGCCCCAGCCGCTACCGAATATTATCCCCACATCGGTTTTACCCACCATCCCCAGGCTTGGCTGCTGGAAGCAGGAGAAAAACTGCGGTAA